The following are encoded together in the Campylobacter devanensis genome:
- a CDS encoding IS1595 family transposase, with protein sequence MARFFHGHKLPLQTILTAIAIFANAAKGISALQLSRDLDVQYKTAWVLLHKIRESLMDYDNSQPFQGVVEMDGVYVNGYIRPRNRLEKRIDRKKVYKPNKRVVISLRQRSEFGIGANHTRTFILRSENPIELSRIAYRFIVRGSEVHTDENIGYLNFIAHYDHKVVNHSVEYCGINGENNNQSESYNSRFCRLQYGQCHKLGTLYLSNYANEIAYREDTRRFNNGFTFRDILKKCLDSGISNEFCGYWQGNHRVAERLGI encoded by the coding sequence GTGGCACGATTTTTTCATGGACATAAGCTACCACTTCAGACTATACTTACCGCCATTGCGATATTTGCTAATGCCGCTAAAGGAATTTCGGCATTACAACTCTCTCGCGATTTAGACGTTCAATACAAAACTGCATGGGTATTGCTTCATAAAATTCGTGAAAGCTTAATGGATTATGATAATTCGCAACCGTTTCAAGGCGTAGTCGAAATGGACGGCGTATATGTTAACGGCTATATCCGTCCTAGAAATAGACTAGAAAAGAGAATAGATCGTAAAAAGGTATATAAGCCTAATAAAAGAGTGGTTATATCGCTTAGGCAAAGAAGCGAATTCGGTATCGGAGCAAATCACACGAGAACTTTTATTTTAAGAAGCGAAAACCCGATAGAGCTTAGTCGTATAGCTTATAGATTTATCGTAAGAGGTAGTGAAGTGCATACCGATGAGAATATCGGATATTTAAATTTTATCGCTCATTACGATCACAAAGTGGTTAATCACTCCGTAGAGTATTGCGGTATAAACGGAGAGAATAACAATCAAAGCGAAAGCTACAATTCAAGATTTTGCAGACTTCAATACGGACAATGTCATAAATTAGGCACATTGTATCTGTCAAACTATGCTAATGAGATAGCTTACCGAGAGGATACAAGGCGATTTAACAACGGCTTTACCTTTAGAGACATTTTAAAAAAGTGCTTA
- a CDS encoding DNA cytosine methyltransferase: protein MLPNKILTYISLFSSAGVGCYGFKEAGFECIATNEIIERRLKIQMINNKCKFQSGYILGDIREKDIKKQIKNQIEVYKKLGNDKVDVLIATPPCQGMSVANHKKQPNEIDRNSLAVESVNMIVDVKPRFFIIENVSSFYKTGCIAQNGKVTQIGDMIEANLAENYCIYNEIINFKNYGGNSSRTRTLVIGVCKELANFISPLELFPDFTKQKSLKQVIGHLRNLQWGEFDKNDFFHSFRTYPVHMREWIKDIAQGQNAFENKDERKRPHQTINGKIVLNKAKNGDKYTRQKWESVAPCVHTRNDQLASQNTIHPVDDRVFSIRELMLMMSIPDNFKWIDASLEQLNSLNDDEKIKTSKKYEINIRQSIGEAVPTAIFRQIAYKILNFMRKQKLKQNEITNIIAKHGLINNNKLKEYIISNKDNIDAASLSAIAEMSNAKRESHSAYFTNRFIVNEIAKTLPTFNKNSITIIEPSAGCGNFLPIIFKKYESVDHVNLKLIDIDGDSLEILKILYYDIVPTNFNLEFINTDFMEYEAKADLIIGNPPFSKLSKNSKYRVQLSDEISSLAGAFLEKSLKISDYVSMIMPKNLLNTKDYRGTRELLAKKGVSNILDFGEFGFNGVLIETINITTGKQNEINVKSLPLRINLKQKKNYIFDKDLPYWVIYRNFFFDTILSKMDFGIFDVFRDRQLTNSNTSTNKTKQAIRVLKSRNIADDGKIIQIDGYDSYVEKNKLDKFAASKFLNRDDVYLTPNMTYNPRLVKKESGYVVNGSVAILIPKISKNLSSKQLKYISSSDFREFYKIARNYQTRTLNVDSVSCFWFGALKEEYCDERGSF from the coding sequence ATGTTGCCGAATAAAATCCTTACATATATATCGCTCTTTTCATCTGCTGGGGTCGGTTGTTATGGTTTTAAAGAAGCTGGTTTTGAATGTATAGCCACAAATGAAATTATAGAACGTAGATTAAAAATTCAAATGATAAATAATAAATGTAAATTTCAAAGCGGCTATATATTAGGAGATATAAGAGAAAAAGACATAAAAAAACAAATTAAAAATCAAATAGAAGTTTATAAAAAATTAGGGAATGATAAGGTAGATGTTTTAATAGCAACGCCTCCTTGTCAAGGTATGAGTGTCGCGAATCACAAAAAACAACCCAACGAAATAGATAGGAATTCTCTTGCGGTTGAAAGCGTTAATATGATAGTTGATGTTAAACCTAGATTTTTTATTATAGAAAATGTTTCGAGCTTCTATAAGACTGGTTGTATAGCACAAAATGGTAAAGTTACGCAAATAGGCGATATGATAGAGGCAAATTTGGCTGAGAATTACTGCATATATAATGAGATTATAAATTTTAAAAATTATGGAGGCAATTCATCTCGGACTAGAACTTTGGTTATTGGAGTTTGTAAAGAATTAGCTAATTTCATATCTCCTTTAGAACTTTTCCCTGATTTTACAAAGCAAAAAAGTCTAAAACAAGTTATAGGCCATTTGCGAAATTTGCAATGGGGCGAATTTGATAAAAATGACTTTTTTCATAGCTTTAGAACATATCCAGTACACATGAGAGAGTGGATAAAGGATATAGCCCAAGGGCAGAACGCCTTTGAAAATAAAGATGAGAGAAAACGCCCACATCAAACTATAAATGGCAAAATAGTTCTAAACAAAGCAAAAAACGGCGATAAATATACTAGACAAAAATGGGAATCGGTAGCACCTTGCGTTCATACAAGGAACGACCAACTCGCTAGCCAAAATACTATTCATCCAGTAGACGATAGAGTTTTTTCTATAAGAGAACTTATGCTTATGATGAGCATTCCTGATAATTTTAAGTGGATTGATGCTTCATTAGAACAACTTAACTCTTTAAATGACGATGAAAAAATAAAAACAAGCAAAAAATACGAAATTAATATTCGTCAAAGTATAGGAGAAGCTGTTCCTACTGCAATTTTCAGACAAATAGCCTACAAAATATTAAATTTTATGCGGAAACAAAAGTTAAAACAAAATGAAATTACTAATATAATCGCTAAACATGGCTTAATAAATAACAATAAGTTAAAAGAATACATTATTAGCAATAAAGACAATATAGACGCGGCCTCATTGTCTGCTATTGCCGAGATGTCCAATGCAAAAAGGGAATCTCATTCTGCATACTTTACAAATAGATTTATCGTTAATGAAATAGCCAAGACTCTACCGACTTTTAATAAAAACTCAATTACAATTATTGAACCTAGTGCTGGATGCGGTAATTTCTTGCCTATTATTTTTAAAAAATATGAAAGTGTGGATCATGTAAATTTAAAACTTATTGATATAGATGGTGACAGCTTAGAGATTTTAAAAATACTATATTATGATATAGTCCCAACAAATTTTAATTTAGAGTTTATAAATACAGATTTTATGGAATATGAAGCAAAGGCAGATTTGATAATTGGCAATCCCCCGTTTTCCAAACTATCTAAAAATAGCAAATATAGAGTTCAATTAAGCGATGAAATCAGTAGCTTAGCTGGTGCTTTTTTAGAAAAATCACTTAAAATTTCAGACTATGTGTCCATGATAATGCCGAAAAATTTATTAAATACAAAAGATTATAGAGGCACTAGAGAACTTCTTGCAAAAAAAGGAGTTAGTAATATTTTAGACTTTGGAGAGTTTGGCTTTAATGGAGTATTGATAGAAACTATAAATATAACAACCGGCAAACAAAATGAGATTAATGTCAAATCTCTACCTCTAAGGATTAATTTAAAGCAGAAAAAAAACTATATTTTTGACAAAGACTTGCCATACTGGGTCATTTATAGGAACTTTTTCTTCGATACTATTCTGAGTAAAATGGATTTTGGAATTTTCGATGTTTTTCGCGATAGGCAGCTTACGAATTCAAATACATCCACCAATAAGACAAAGCAGGCCATAAGGGTTTTAAAATCGCGTAATATTGCAGATGATGGAAAAATAATACAAATTGACGGTTATGATAGCTATGTTGAGAAAAACAAACTTGATAAATTTGCCGCATCTAAGTTCTTAAATCGAGATGATGTTTATTTAACCCCAAATATGACGTACAATCCACGTCTTGTAAAAAAAGAAAGTGGTTATGTGGTAAATGGCTCGGTGGCTATCCTTATCCCAAAAATTTCTAAAAATTTAAGCAGTAAACAGCTAAAATATATTTCCAGTAGTGATTTTAGAGAATTTTATAAAATAGCACGCAATTATCAAACAAGAACATTAAATGTTGATAGCGTTAGCTGTTTTTGGTTTGGAGCTTTAAAGGAGGAATATTGTGACGAGAGAGGAAGTTTTTGA
- a CDS encoding transposase gives MYNITIKIGRLNIAQHFLLSAKARKLSLIKIAKMNDFQAIATFRQVRWFETKGNPVCPCCDSGGKIYFIASRKQFKYKECASFFSVTSGTIFSWT, from the coding sequence ATGTATAATATAACTATAAAAATAGGGAGATTAAATATAGCACAACACTTTTTACTATCGGCTAAAGCTCGTAAGCTATCTCTTATTAAAATTGCGAAGATGAACGATTTTCAGGCCATCGCAACTTTTAGACAAGTTCGCTGGTTTGAAACCAAAGGCAACCCGGTATGTCCTTGCTGCGACAGTGGGGGCAAAATTTACTTCATAGCCTCTCGCAAACAGTTTAAATACAAGGAGTGCGCAAGTTTCTTTAGCGTTACTAGTGGCACGATTTTTTCATGGACATAA
- a CDS encoding restriction endonuclease — MTREEVFEFLNSRNYDVRISGNARWIDQKCTADVILIIADCILQHTGYNTETEFTVSDIWQDQYTKDNVEAIFLKPNLDSNMANNEYNKYFSQPINLLEYSGALLDIGTNSRHNYKINNLELLEFIALRETNSLFFLTNYIRKVLQDSGIYDSFQNFLDNQTHNDFIQLKQTFIDFTITHTRINKWLECRRIFTKILNPLAFSLQKLGTRRGFPSSTPITLDELRYNRINWRDELSGKSKNITRQEYNEQQQQVDATSRYNVERAKRIVRRFNAQYHNSVSEVLQDTELVNATQIHHIFPESEFPSISDYIENLIALTPNQHISMAHPNNQTRYIDRDFQYICLLAKTKTIMNDLLGESRTETYNFDSYKTVLNTGLGTDDFDAIEYLNFASLLEKIDLFYSDFNTDSYGYLLERNRPLL, encoded by the coding sequence GTGACGAGAGAGGAAGTTTTTGAATTTTTAAATTCTAGAAATTATGATGTTAGAATTAGTGGCAATGCTAGGTGGATAGATCAAAAATGCACGGCTGACGTAATACTTATAATAGCTGATTGCATCTTACAACACACTGGTTATAACACAGAAACTGAATTCACTGTATCTGATATTTGGCAAGATCAATACACTAAAGATAATGTTGAAGCAATATTTTTAAAGCCAAATCTTGATTCTAATATGGCGAATAATGAATATAATAAATATTTTTCCCAACCTATCAATCTTTTGGAATATAGTGGGGCTTTATTGGATATTGGAACAAATTCGAGGCACAACTACAAAATTAATAATCTTGAACTTTTAGAGTTTATTGCACTTCGGGAGACAAATTCACTATTTTTCTTAACCAACTATATCAGAAAAGTTTTGCAAGATAGTGGAATTTATGACAGTTTTCAAAATTTCTTAGACAATCAAACACATAATGATTTTATACAACTCAAACAAACCTTTATTGACTTTACGATCACTCATACAAGAATCAACAAATGGCTTGAATGCAGACGAATATTTACCAAAATTTTAAATCCTTTAGCTTTCTCCCTACAAAAACTTGGAACAAGAAGAGGATTTCCGTCATCAACACCTATTACATTAGACGAGTTAAGATATAATAGAATAAACTGGAGAGATGAGCTTAGTGGTAAAAGCAAAAATATAACAAGACAAGAATATAATGAGCAACAACAGCAAGTCGACGCTACATCAAGATATAACGTAGAAAGAGCCAAAAGAATTGTAAGACGCTTTAATGCACAATATCACAATTCAGTATCTGAGGTCTTGCAAGATACAGAGTTGGTTAATGCTACGCAGATTCATCATATTTTTCCAGAGTCTGAGTTTCCGTCAATTAGCGACTATATAGAGAATTTGATTGCGCTAACTCCAAATCAACACATCAGTATGGCACATCCAAACAATCAAACAAGATATATTGATAGGGATTTCCAATACATTTGTTTATTAGCAAAAACCAAAACTATAATGAATGACCTTTTAGGCGAATCAAGAACTGAGACATATAATTTTGATAGTTATAAAACTGTTCTAAATACTGGATTAGGAACAGATGATTTTGATGCAATAGAATATTTAAATTTTGCGTCCTTGTTGGAAAAAATAGATTTATTTTATTCAGACTTTAATACAGATTCTTATGGATACTTATTGGAGCGCAACAGACCATTGTTATAA
- a CDS encoding transcriptional regulator produces MKLSQILKKTHTLIESKEIQNISQQEMANRLGVSLRTYTEWLRDVNQPLAMRAILDMLSQLNDDDIVRIVRTWEARKSISNVAE; encoded by the coding sequence ATGAAGTTATCGCAAATTTTAAAGAAGACGCATACTCTTATAGAGAGCAAAGAGATACAAAATATTTCGCAACAAGAGATGGCAAATAGACTTGGAGTGTCTTTGCGAACATATACAGAGTGGCTAAGAGATGTTAATCAACCGTTAGCAATGAGGGCTATTTTGGATATGCTTTCACAGCTTAACGATGATGATATTGTAAGAATTGTTAGAACTTGGGAAGCAAGAAAGAGTATATCTAATGTTGCCGAATAA
- a CDS encoding Arm DNA-binding domain-containing protein: protein MANISKANLLDKDIRNLEVLSQQYKKKVGNPKELYIWINPSGMKTFSVEYQRNKFKKIGEFREGIYSVAEARRDALKILKELESGKDINTIMGKDEKYLYKNLFNTYIKQKLKNGISQSYIAKITKQHQNYILPSFGNKDIKTIKYWVKMKNIYIKIYLTHISSKN from the coding sequence ATGGCAAATATCTCAAAGGCAAATTTGCTAGATAAAGATATAAGAAACCTAGAAGTATTATCTCAACAATACAAAAAGAAAGTTGGTAATCCAAAAGAGCTTTATATTTGGATTAATCCAAGTGGTATGAAAACTTTTTCAGTAGAATATCAAAGAAATAAATTTAAAAAAATAGGCGAGTTTAGAGAAGGCATTTATAGCGTAGCTGAAGCTAGGCGTGATGCCTTAAAGATTTTAAAAGAGCTTGAGAGCGGTAAAGATATAAATACAATTATGGGTAAAGATGAAAAATATCTATATAAAAATTTATTTAACACATATATCAAGCAAAAATTAAAAAATGGTATAAGCCAAAGCTATATCGCTAAAATAACCAAACAACACCAAAACTATATCTTACCAAGCTTTGGCAATAAAGATATAAAAACTATAAAATATTGGGTAAAGATGAAAAATATCTATATAAAAATTTATTTAACACATATATCAAGCAAAAATTAA
- a CDS encoding tyrosine-type recombinase/integrase: MGKDEKYLYKNLFNTYIKQKLKNGISQSYIAKITKQHQNYILPSFGNKDIKTIKYSDIFAVLNAIFNPNNPRTSRLETIHRLINDIDKVFSLAQRDEHITYNPSKELHRAFPTASRFTLDKFVDTRLPALTDKEKIKEFIIDLKMDNKLDLSTKRAIYLQILCVNRPFNTVSAKWSDIDLENKIWTIPANQMKTKSVHEVTLISYALKILEEQHMFKIIDSPFVFPALNANGHLHRDTISKAIRNLGSKNRYSGIATSHGFRATFRTICSKSKAELLNLGISEETIESVLAHKELNAVKRSYERDKATIEQKARLMQWYGDYLNSIEPLGI, translated from the coding sequence TTGGGTAAAGATGAAAAATATCTATATAAAAATTTATTTAACACATATATCAAGCAAAAATTAAAAAATGGTATAAGCCAAAGCTATATCGCTAAAATAACCAAACAACACCAAAACTATATCTTACCAAGCTTTGGCAATAAAGATATAAAAACTATAAAATATTCTGATATTTTTGCAGTTTTAAATGCTATTTTTAATCCCAATAACCCACGCACTTCAAGATTAGAGACAATCCACCGCTTAATCAATGATATTGATAAGGTTTTTAGCTTAGCTCAAAGAGATGAGCATATCACCTATAACCCAAGTAAAGAGTTACATAGAGCATTTCCTACTGCTAGTCGCTTTACGCTTGATAAATTTGTAGATACTAGACTTCCAGCCTTAACCGATAAAGAAAAAATTAAAGAGTTTATCATAGATTTAAAGATGGATAATAAGCTTGATTTATCAACTAAAAGAGCTATCTATTTACAAATTCTTTGCGTTAATCGCCCATTTAATACAGTTAGCGCTAAATGGAGCGATATAGATTTAGAAAATAAAATTTGGACTATTCCAGCAAACCAGATGAAAACTAAATCAGTACACGAAGTTACACTAATCTCTTACGCTCTTAAAATATTAGAAGAACAACATATGTTTAAAATTATTGATAGCCCATTTGTCTTTCCAGCCCTTAATGCAAACGGACATCTACATAGAGATACAATAAGCAAAGCTATAAGAAATTTGGGTAGTAAAAACAGATATAGTGGCATTGCTACTTCACACGGATTTAGAGCTACTTTTAGAACTATATGCTCTAAAAGTAAAGCCGAGCTTTTAAATTTAGGCATAAGCGAAGAAACAATTGAGAGTGTTTTAGCTCATAAAGAGTTAAACGCAGTAAAACGCTCATATGAAAGAGACAAAGCAACCATAGAACAAAAAGCTAGGCTAATGCAGTGGTATGGAGATTATCTAAATTCTATTGAGCCACTTGGGATTTAA